In a single window of the Alphaproteobacteria bacterium genome:
- the gmd gene encoding GDP-mannose 4,6-dehydratase, whose protein sequence is MTDKVALITGVTGQDGASLAELLLAKGYTVHGIKRRSSSFNSERVEHLYEDPHEADVRFFLHYGDMTDATNLIRIVQQVQPDEIYNLAAQSHVQVSFETPEYTANADGLGPLRLLEAIRILDMKDRVRFYQASTSELFGNAPAPQNEATPFHPRSPYGAAKLYAYWITVNYREAYGFHASNGILFNHEGPVRGETFVTRKITRAVAAMEAGVQEKLFLGNLDARRDWGHARDYVEGMWRMLQQEVADDYVIATGESHTVREFVEAAFRMTGVEIEWRGTGVDETGVDAATGTVRVQIDPRYFRPTEVDCLIGDASKAERILGWRATTGFDELVADMVRADRAIFASGQMQIRYSA, encoded by the coding sequence ATGACGGATAAAGTAGCATTGATTACGGGCGTTACCGGTCAGGATGGCGCCAGTCTGGCGGAGTTGCTTCTCGCCAAGGGCTATACGGTACACGGCATCAAACGGCGCTCGTCGTCGTTCAATTCCGAACGGGTCGAACATTTGTATGAAGACCCGCATGAAGCGGATGTGCGGTTCTTCCTGCATTACGGCGACATGACGGATGCCACCAACCTGATCCGGATCGTGCAGCAGGTGCAGCCGGACGAAATCTATAACCTTGCCGCGCAGAGCCATGTGCAGGTCAGTTTCGAGACGCCCGAATACACAGCCAATGCGGACGGTTTGGGTCCCCTGCGGCTTCTGGAAGCCATCCGGATCCTGGATATGAAGGACAGGGTGCGGTTCTACCAGGCATCGACTTCGGAACTCTTCGGCAACGCACCGGCGCCGCAGAATGAGGCGACGCCGTTCCACCCGCGCAGCCCCTACGGCGCCGCCAAGCTCTACGCCTACTGGATTACGGTCAATTACCGTGAAGCCTACGGTTTCCATGCATCCAACGGAATCCTGTTCAATCATGAAGGGCCGGTGCGGGGCGAAACATTCGTGACCCGGAAAATCACCCGGGCCGTGGCGGCCATGGAGGCCGGTGTCCAGGAAAAGCTGTTTCTGGGCAATCTGGATGCACGGCGCGACTGGGGCCATGCGCGTGACTATGTCGAAGGGATGTGGCGCATGCTGCAACAGGAAGTCGCGGACGATTACGTTATCGCGACCGGCGAATCCCACACGGTCCGGGAATTCGTGGAAGCGGCATTCCGGATGACCGGCGTGGAAATTGAGTGGCGCGGCACGGGCGTGGACGAAACCGGCGTCGATGCGGCGACAGGGACCGTCCGGGTGCAGATCGATCCCCGCTATTTCCGGCCGACGGAAGTGGATTGCCTGATCGGCGACGCCAGCAAGGCGGAACGGATCCTGGGGTGGCGCGCAACGACCGGGTTCGATGAACTGGTCGCCGATATGGTCCGCGCCGACCGCGCGATATTCGCTTCCGGACAGATGCAGATACGGTATTCCGCATGA
- a CDS encoding glycosyltransferase family 2 protein, translating to MKQGSGNPAAKSRQGASRDDVTSVIVVNFNAGQYLCAAVESVLAQETPVEIIVVDNRSTDGSVENLTAQIVDRRLHVIRLERNFGFAHACNAGIAKATGSTFLMFNPDCRMAHGALQTLRLALSAGDKLGMAGPLLVNPDGTEQRGGRRDIPNPWQIFCMTLQLHRLMPNHPRFRSINQHDQPIPDQPVSVQAISGACMLVKRSAVEKVGTLDRAFFMHFEDLDWCLRFSQAGFGIVFVPQAVVEHTQGVCSRGRVRRVAYHKHRSLLTFLDKHFTQFYPTLFMALVSCAVTIRFFLVALTSLFNTRTLTRDPWDSPVRLSGTPGEKRDGRKPGERESVQ from the coding sequence GTGAAACAAGGTTCGGGAAATCCAGCGGCGAAGTCCCGGCAAGGTGCATCCAGGGACGACGTAACGTCTGTCATCGTCGTGAATTTCAATGCCGGGCAATATCTCTGCGCTGCGGTGGAAAGCGTCCTCGCCCAGGAGACGCCGGTCGAAATCATTGTGGTCGATAATCGTTCGACCGATGGCAGTGTGGAAAACCTGACGGCGCAGATTGTCGACCGACGCCTGCATGTCATACGCCTGGAACGGAATTTCGGTTTCGCGCATGCGTGCAATGCCGGTATTGCGAAGGCAACGGGATCAACCTTTCTGATGTTCAATCCCGATTGCCGGATGGCGCATGGCGCCCTGCAGACCCTCAGGCTGGCGCTGTCCGCCGGCGACAAGCTGGGCATGGCCGGCCCCCTGCTGGTCAACCCGGATGGGACGGAGCAGCGCGGCGGCCGGCGCGACATACCCAATCCATGGCAGATTTTCTGCATGACGCTTCAGCTTCACCGGCTGATGCCGAATCATCCGCGCTTTCGCAGTATCAATCAGCATGACCAGCCGATTCCGGATCAGCCGGTGTCGGTGCAGGCGATTTCGGGCGCGTGTATGCTGGTAAAGCGTTCCGCCGTCGAAAAGGTCGGGACGCTGGACCGGGCATTCTTCATGCATTTCGAGGACCTCGACTGGTGCCTGCGGTTTTCGCAGGCGGGATTCGGTATCGTATTCGTGCCGCAGGCCGTGGTCGAACACACGCAGGGTGTCTGCAGCCGGGGACGGGTCCGGCGGGTTGCGTATCACAAGCACCGGTCGCTTCTGACTTTCCTCGACAAGCATTTTACGCAATTCTATCCGACGCTGTTCATGGCGCTGGTTTCCTGCGCGGTGACGATACGATTCTTTCTGGTCGCCCTGACGTCCCTGTTCAATACCCGGACGCTGACCCGCGATCCCTGGGACAGTCCGGTGCGATTGTCCGGCACGCCGGGTGAGAAACGGGACGGCAGGAAACCCGGGGAACGGGAATCGGTTCAGTGA
- a CDS encoding NAD-dependent epimerase/dehydratase family protein, with protein MSAIVRRLARIATAAIIAKYRLRSGRGLLFLIAAIFDPYLYALTVYFVLATVFKLDSVERFHILLIGFMAFRWGMSSLLASANLIGILRRMVEHSTTPLAAAVVAVTAPPAFVFFLAVTSAFVFSLLMDLPQQSLDAAGWLFFVVAIQAVWTVALILILAFLRERRVLSSDMPVVAAASLLWILSPVMYTFRDIPEGASKLLTSYNPVSHLLAAYQNAYWYGQNISLEVLPVLTAVGVGLIWVLGRFAFEGVRAVPRLNTASAPAGGVHLVYVAGGRGPAPPAPPSGGHPCVYTPWRARFTDLKGRDMVRLLVANWDGTRAERRRSIEQIAEVSATGRLFDDFLAIYPDQALDQLAFAVAIQSPRPTVVLDGLFDTLPTSFLATAWQQVRQAADRGRAMTVICYRRPSVPETLEGTFEVQATGMDTQHGDIGPALPHALDLAERAESRGDAIEPVAATGDPQVPLPFTSVLVTGGSSQIGRCVLRRLAVAGVSAFAVGRNIPPGLPADRFIRGDLTEKSLAFPDRLDAVVHIAGLWYLPGHIDALYDSGVRRIVCFSTTSIFVKQHSSDAGERDLVVRMVNAEASVTARCAELGIACTILRPTLVYGLGIDRNISRAAAFIRRFRFYPLAGEATGLRQPVHADDLAAAALAVLNAPAAAGKCYEVGGGERLVYREMIGRLFDVMGMPRRFVPIPFLGLFAALAGFVLRRPEVTGEMVQRMRRDLVCDNGPAIRDFGYDPRPFLSAGSADLPNLGDAPLTP; from the coding sequence ATGTCCGCGATCGTTCGTCGCCTTGCCCGCATCGCCACAGCTGCGATTATTGCCAAATACCGGTTGCGCAGCGGCCGCGGCTTGCTGTTCCTGATCGCCGCGATATTCGATCCCTATCTCTACGCCCTTACGGTTTACTTCGTGCTGGCCACCGTCTTCAAACTGGATTCAGTCGAACGCTTCCATATCCTTCTCATCGGATTCATGGCGTTTCGCTGGGGCATGTCGTCGCTCCTTGCCTCGGCGAACCTGATCGGGATATTGCGCCGGATGGTGGAGCATTCGACGACCCCGCTGGCCGCCGCCGTCGTCGCCGTCACGGCGCCGCCGGCTTTTGTCTTCTTTCTCGCCGTGACCAGCGCGTTTGTGTTTTCGCTGTTGATGGATTTGCCGCAGCAGTCGCTCGACGCGGCCGGCTGGCTGTTTTTCGTCGTTGCCATTCAGGCGGTATGGACTGTCGCGCTGATCCTGATTCTCGCCTTCCTCAGGGAACGGCGCGTTCTGTCCAGCGATATGCCGGTTGTCGCGGCGGCGAGCCTGCTGTGGATATTGTCGCCGGTCATGTATACCTTCCGCGATATTCCCGAAGGCGCCAGCAAACTGCTGACAAGTTACAATCCGGTATCGCACCTGCTGGCCGCCTACCAGAATGCCTATTGGTACGGCCAGAATATCAGCCTGGAGGTTCTGCCCGTACTGACGGCAGTTGGCGTTGGACTGATCTGGGTTCTGGGCCGGTTTGCGTTTGAGGGCGTGCGCGCTGTGCCGCGCCTGAACACCGCGTCGGCGCCGGCCGGCGGGGTTCACCTTGTTTACGTCGCCGGCGGACGGGGCCCGGCGCCGCCAGCACCGCCCTCCGGCGGGCACCCGTGCGTTTACACGCCGTGGCGGGCCCGTTTCACGGATTTGAAAGGCCGTGACATGGTGAGGTTGCTGGTCGCGAACTGGGACGGGACACGGGCAGAGCGTCGGCGGAGCATCGAACAAATTGCGGAAGTCAGCGCAACGGGACGGTTGTTCGACGACTTTCTGGCAATTTATCCCGATCAGGCGCTCGACCAGCTTGCCTTTGCCGTGGCGATACAGTCGCCGCGGCCCACCGTCGTGCTGGATGGTCTGTTCGATACCCTGCCGACATCGTTCCTCGCAACGGCCTGGCAGCAGGTCCGGCAGGCGGCGGACCGGGGCCGCGCCATGACGGTCATATGCTACCGGCGGCCTTCGGTCCCCGAAACCCTTGAAGGCACGTTCGAAGTACAGGCGACTGGCATGGACACGCAGCATGGCGATATCGGCCCGGCGCTGCCCCATGCGCTTGACCTTGCCGAAAGGGCGGAAAGCCGGGGGGACGCGATAGAACCCGTCGCGGCGACCGGCGATCCGCAAGTTCCTCTACCCTTTACCAGCGTGCTGGTTACGGGCGGGAGCAGCCAGATCGGCCGGTGCGTCTTGCGGCGTCTTGCCGTGGCGGGTGTTTCGGCCTTCGCCGTCGGCCGGAATATACCGCCGGGTCTCCCCGCCGACCGTTTTATCCGGGGCGATCTTACGGAGAAATCGCTGGCATTTCCCGACCGGCTGGATGCCGTGGTCCATATTGCCGGGCTCTGGTACCTGCCCGGGCATATCGACGCGCTGTATGACAGCGGCGTGCGGCGAATCGTTTGCTTCAGCACGACGTCGATTTTCGTCAAGCAGCATTCGTCCGATGCCGGCGAGCGCGACCTGGTCGTCCGCATGGTCAATGCGGAGGCAAGCGTTACGGCGCGTTGCGCCGAACTGGGAATCGCCTGCACGATATTGCGTCCGACCCTTGTCTACGGCTTGGGGATAGACCGCAATATCAGCCGGGCGGCCGCTTTTATCCGGCGATTCCGGTTCTATCCGTTGGCCGGCGAGGCGACGGGACTGCGCCAACCGGTACATGCGGACGATCTGGCTGCCGCCGCGCTGGCCGTGCTCAACGCCCCCGCGGCCGCCGGAAAATGCTATGAAGTCGGCGGCGGCGAGCGATTGGTCTACAGGGAAATGATCGGGCGATTGTTCGATGTCATGGGAATGCCGCGCCGTTTCGTGCCGATTCCGTTCCTGGGGCTTTTCGCGGCGCTGGCCGGATTTGTGCTGCGCCGTCCCGAGGTGACCGGTGAAATGGTGCAGCGCATGCGCCGGGATCTCGTGTGCGACAATGGCCCCGCGATCCGGGATTTCGGCTACGATCCCCGGCCGTTTCTGTCCGCGGGATCTGCCGACCTGCCGAATCTCGGAGACGCGCCGTTGACACCGTAA
- the map gene encoding type I methionyl aminopeptidase, whose amino-acid sequence MNETLGQVVRKPDYSNVVIHTPEDFAAMRKAGRLGAEVIDYITPYVVPGVTTGELDRLCHEFTIARGARSAPLNYRGFPRSICTSINHVVCHGIPDDNKKLQEGDIVNLDITVLLDGWHGDTSRMFFVGDKISVKARKLVEVTYNALMLGIEAVRPGATLGDIGHAIQSYAEPFRFSIVRDFCGHGTGRVFHAPPSVVHYGRPGTGMELKEGMIFTIEPMINAGRYDVKILQDGWTAVTKDRSLSAQFEHTIGVTADGCEIFTLSPAGYTAPPYI is encoded by the coding sequence ATGAACGAAACACTGGGGCAAGTGGTGCGGAAACCGGACTATTCAAACGTCGTGATCCATACACCGGAGGATTTCGCGGCAATGCGGAAGGCGGGCAGGCTGGGGGCGGAAGTCATCGACTATATAACCCCTTACGTCGTCCCCGGCGTGACGACAGGGGAGCTTGACCGGCTTTGCCATGAATTCACCATTGCACGCGGCGCCCGGTCCGCCCCGCTGAACTATCGCGGTTTTCCCAGATCGATCTGCACCAGCATCAACCACGTTGTCTGTCACGGCATTCCCGACGATAACAAGAAGCTTCAAGAAGGCGACATCGTCAACCTGGACATTACCGTGCTGCTGGATGGCTGGCATGGCGACACCAGCCGGATGTTTTTTGTCGGCGACAAGATCAGCGTCAAGGCGCGCAAGCTCGTCGAGGTCACCTATAACGCGCTGATGCTCGGGATCGAGGCCGTCCGGCCCGGCGCCACGCTCGGCGATATCGGTCACGCGATCCAGAGTTACGCGGAGCCCTTCCGCTTCTCCATCGTCCGCGATTTCTGCGGTCATGGCACGGGCCGCGTTTTTCACGCGCCGCCCAGCGTCGTGCATTACGGCAGGCCCGGCACCGGCATGGAACTCAAGGAAGGCATGATCTTCACCATTGAACCGATGATCAATGCCGGCCGCTACGACGTGAAAATCCTGCAGGACGGCTGGACCGCCGTGACCAAGGACCGGTCGCTCTCCGCCCAGTTCGAACACACAATCGGCGTCACCGCCGATGGGTGCGAAATTTTCACCCTGTCGCCCGCCGGGTACACAGCACCGCCTTATATCTGA
- a CDS encoding SIS domain-containing protein: MDSAAYFDAEFDEHAAVAAATRRTLSAPFARMLDIWVASIETGNKIVFFGNGGSAGDAQHLATELTVRYRKDRPPIAAIALTTDTSALTAIGNDLGFEQLFARQIAALCRQGDVAVAISTSGASPNIIAALKEARRLGVVTTALGGKGGGDMVGLADPILIVPSDNTARIQEMHITLGQMLCGALELRLGLVT; the protein is encoded by the coding sequence ATCGATTCCGCCGCCTATTTCGATGCGGAGTTCGATGAACATGCCGCGGTCGCCGCCGCGACCCGGCGCACTCTGTCGGCGCCGTTTGCCCGGATGCTCGACATCTGGGTTGCGTCGATTGAAACCGGCAACAAGATCGTTTTCTTCGGCAATGGCGGCAGTGCCGGCGATGCGCAGCACCTCGCGACCGAACTGACGGTCCGCTACAGGAAGGACCGGCCGCCGATTGCCGCAATTGCGTTGACGACCGACACGTCGGCATTGACCGCAATCGGCAACGATCTTGGTTTCGAACAATTGTTCGCGCGCCAGATCGCCGCTCTTTGCCGGCAGGGCGACGTTGCCGTTGCCATATCCACTTCCGGCGCCAGCCCGAACATCATTGCCGCTTTAAAGGAAGCGCGGCGGCTGGGCGTCGTGACAACGGCACTGGGCGGCAAGGGCGGCGGCGACATGGTCGGGCTGGCCGATCCGATACTCATCGTGCCGTCCGATAACACGGCGCGAATTCAGGAAATGCATATAACGCTGGGGCAGATGCTCTGCGGCGCGCTGGAACTGCGGCTCGGGCTTGTTACCTGA
- a CDS encoding alpha/beta hydrolase yields the protein MAVANDHGWRPAQIVAGQFVLRTFHPAYNKNQPDLAVYIEGDGVAWVSRSIRSSDPTPDTPLTLQLAVQDPTPNRLYLARPCQYATQAELTRCDPAYWTSHRYAPEVVDSLNAAIDQAKRESGARQISLFGYSGGGNLAVLVAGQRRDVTRVVTVAGNLDHGAWTRLHRDTPLFGSLDAVDVAQAVSAIPQVHFVGSDDDVVPAAISGSFLDRSGDTSRITVINVPGADHDCCWTEKWAALLRGYVYR from the coding sequence ATGGCGGTCGCGAATGATCACGGCTGGCGACCGGCACAAATTGTCGCCGGCCAGTTTGTGCTCAGGACCTTCCATCCGGCCTATAACAAAAACCAGCCCGACCTGGCCGTTTATATCGAAGGAGATGGCGTTGCCTGGGTCTCCCGCAGTATCCGGTCCAGCGACCCGACCCCCGATACACCGTTGACCCTGCAACTGGCCGTTCAGGACCCTACCCCCAACCGGCTCTATCTCGCGCGTCCCTGCCAGTACGCGACGCAGGCGGAACTGACGCGCTGCGACCCTGCGTACTGGACATCCCACCGGTATGCGCCGGAAGTCGTCGACTCGCTCAATGCGGCGATTGACCAGGCCAAGCGTGAATCCGGCGCGCGGCAAATTTCCCTTTTCGGCTACTCCGGCGGCGGCAACCTGGCCGTCCTTGTCGCCGGGCAGCGCCGTGATGTCACGCGCGTCGTCACGGTTGCCGGCAACCTGGATCACGGCGCCTGGACAAGGCTGCATCGCGATACGCCGCTATTCGGGTCACTGGATGCTGTCGATGTGGCGCAGGCAGTATCTGCCATTCCCCAGGTACATTTCGTCGGTAGCGATGACGATGTGGTGCCGGCCGCCATTTCCGGGTCGTTCCTCGACCGGTCGGGCGACACTTCCCGCATTACTGTCATAAACGTGCCGGGTGCGGACCACGATTGCTGCTGGACGGAAAAATGGGCGGCGCTGCTGCGCGGCTACGTCTATCGCTGA
- a CDS encoding autotransporter outer membrane beta-barrel domain-containing protein produces MTVTQLFKRTALGIAILAASAFSASAQYDEPAGEVVGAQISQQVTSQVASTLASGIGGGGFTGDAGGGGLFGPSGTSTSALPVTRYFEGGNRGRSAGAGEKKMGVWLLGSYSDIENDFINTAFDGDVAAFVGGVDYRLTERVVAGVALSYEDVDIDTTFNTGTIETSGVGVAPYAVFKLTKNISADVNGSYTRLDTDTTRTNGTVTGQFDARRYTAGGNLNIGHSVNKVFMNGSVGFLYINESQDSYTESNGTFVGENDISIGQGRLGGTVGYDFGKVQPFLTAQVQHEFWAPSTPVLGGGLASPSEDTTGYVVGGGVNFDISDSVSGTLTATSTEGRDDLSLYSVSGRVRVKF; encoded by the coding sequence ATGACGGTTACGCAGCTTTTCAAAAGAACGGCTTTGGGCATTGCGATACTGGCTGCGTCAGCCTTTTCGGCATCCGCGCAGTATGACGAACCGGCAGGCGAGGTTGTCGGCGCCCAGATCAGCCAGCAGGTAACGTCGCAGGTCGCGTCGACGCTGGCATCCGGCATCGGCGGCGGCGGCTTCACAGGTGATGCTGGCGGCGGCGGACTTTTCGGCCCGTCTGGCACGTCAACATCCGCTCTGCCGGTCACGCGCTATTTCGAAGGCGGCAATCGCGGGCGGTCCGCAGGCGCCGGCGAAAAGAAAATGGGCGTCTGGCTGCTTGGCAGTTACTCCGATATCGAAAACGATTTCATCAATACCGCGTTCGATGGTGACGTTGCCGCATTTGTCGGCGGTGTGGATTATCGCCTGACGGAGCGGGTCGTTGCCGGTGTCGCGCTGAGCTACGAAGATGTCGACATCGACACGACCTTCAATACAGGTACAATCGAAACGTCAGGTGTTGGCGTGGCGCCGTACGCGGTGTTCAAGCTGACCAAAAATATTTCCGCGGACGTCAACGGCAGCTACACCCGGCTTGATACGGACACGACCCGCACGAACGGCACGGTGACCGGCCAGTTCGACGCCCGGCGCTATACCGCCGGCGGTAACCTGAACATCGGCCACTCGGTTAACAAGGTGTTCATGAACGGTTCGGTCGGCTTCCTCTACATCAATGAAAGTCAGGATTCCTACACCGAATCCAACGGGACCTTCGTTGGCGAAAACGATATTTCGATCGGCCAGGGACGGCTCGGCGGCACTGTCGGTTACGACTTCGGCAAGGTTCAGCCCTTCCTGACGGCACAGGTCCAGCACGAGTTCTGGGCGCCCAGCACGCCGGTGCTCGGCGGCGGCCTAGCCAGCCCGTCTGAAGATACGACCGGCTACGTGGTCGGCGGTGGCGTGAATTTCGACATCTCCGACTCGGTCAGCGGCACGCTTACCGCAACCTCCACCGAAGGTCGCGACGACTTGAGTCTCTACTCCGTCAGCGGCCGGGTACGCGTAAAGTTCTAG